One part of the Arabidopsis thaliana chromosome 4, partial sequence genome encodes these proteins:
- the CCoAOMT1 gene encoding S-adenosyl-L-methionine-dependent methyltransferases superfamily protein has translation MCVTHQEKHNRLISPKKTKTQREKEREMATTTTEATKTSSTNGEDQKQSQNLRHQEVGHKSLLQSDDLYQYILETSVYPREPESMKELREVTAKHPWNIMTTSADEGQFLNMLIKLVNAKNTMEIGVYTGYSLLATALALPEDGKILAMDVNRENYELGLPIIEKAGVAHKIDFREGPALPVLDEIVADEKNHGTYDFIFVDADKDNYINYHKRLIDLVKIGGVIGYDNTLWNGSVVAPPDAPMRKYVRYYRDFVLELNKALAADPRIEICMLPVGDGITICRRIS, from the exons ATGTGTGTGACTCaccaagaaaaacacaatcgTTTAATCTCACccaagaagacaaaaacacagagagagaaagagagagaaatggcGACGACAACAACAGAAGCAACGAAGACATCATCGACCAATGGAGAAGATCAGAAGCAGTCTCAGAATCTTCGACATCAAGAAGTTGGTCACAAGAGTCTCTTACAGAGCGATGATCTCTACCAg TATATACTGGAGACAAGTGTGTATCCTAGAGAACCAGAATCAATGAAGGAACTCAGGGAAGTGACAGCAAAACATCCATGGAACATAATGACCACATCAGCTGATGAAGGACAGTTCTTAAACATGCTTATCAAGCTCGTTAACGCCAAGAACACAATGGAGATCGGAGTTTACACTGGCTACTCTCTTCTCGCCACCGCTCTTGCTCTCCCTGAAGACGGCAAA ATTCTGGCTATGGATGTCAACAGAGAGAATTACGAATTGGGTTTACCGATCATTGAGAAAGCCGGCGTTGCTCACAAGATCGACTTCAGGGAAGGCCCTGCTCTTCCCGTTCTTGATGAAATCGTTGCTGAC GAGAAGAACCATGGAACATATGACTTTATATTCGTTGATGCTGACAAAGACAACTACATCAACTACCACAAGCGTTTGATCGATCTTGTGAAAATTGGAGGAGTGATTGGCTACGACAACACTCTGTGGAATGGTTCTGTCGTGGCTCCTCCTGATGCACCAATGAGGAAGTACGTTCGTTACTACAGAGACTTTGTTCTTGAGCTTAACAAGGCTCTTGCTGCTGACCCTCGGATCGAGATCTGTATGCTCCCTGTTGGTGATGGAATCACTATCTGCCGTCGGATCAGTTGA
- the CCoAOMT1 gene encoding S-adenosyl-L-methionine-dependent methyltransferases superfamily protein (caffeoyl coenzyme A O-methyltransferase 1 (CCoAOMT1); FUNCTIONS IN: caffeoyl-CoA O-methyltransferase activity; INVOLVED IN: coumarin biosynthetic process, response to cadmium ion; LOCATED IN: cytosol; EXPRESSED IN: 24 plant structures; EXPRESSED DURING: 14 growth stages; CONTAINS InterPro DOMAIN/s: O-methyltransferase, family 3 (InterPro:IPR002935); BEST Arabidopsis thaliana protein match is: S-adenosyl-L-methionine-dependent methyltransferases superfamily protein (TAIR:AT4G26220.1); Has 3628 Blast hits to 3614 proteins in 1109 species: Archae - 11; Bacteria - 2045; Metazoa - 117; Fungi - 47; Plants - 463; Viruses - 0; Other Eukaryotes - 945 (source: NCBI BLink).), giving the protein MATTTTEATKTSSTNGEDQKQSQNLRHQEVAHKIDFREGPALPVLDEIVADEKNHGTYDFIFVDADKDNYINYHKRLIDLVKIGGVIGYDNTLWNGSVVAPPDAPMRKYVRYYRDFVLELNKALAADPRIEICMLPVGDGITICRRIS; this is encoded by the exons atggcGACGACAACAACAGAAGCAACGAAGACATCATCGACCAATGGAGAAGATCAGAAGCAGTCTCAGAATCTTCGACATCAAGAAGTTG CTCACAAGATCGACTTCAGGGAAGGCCCTGCTCTTCCCGTTCTTGATGAAATCGTTGCTGAC GAGAAGAACCATGGAACATATGACTTTATATTCGTTGATGCTGACAAAGACAACTACATCAACTACCACAAGCGTTTGATCGATCTTGTGAAAATTGGAGGAGTGATTGGCTACGACAACACTCTGTGGAATGGTTCTGTCGTGGCTCCTCCTGATGCACCAATGAGGAAGTACGTTCGTTACTACAGAGACTTTGTTCTTGAGCTTAACAAGGCTCTTGCTGCTGACCCTCGGATCGAGATCTGTATGCTCCCTGTTGGTGATGGAATCACTATCTGCCGTCGGATCAGTTGA
- the CCoAOMT1 gene encoding S-adenosyl-L-methionine-dependent methyltransferases superfamily protein (caffeoyl coenzyme A O-methyltransferase 1 (CCoAOMT1); FUNCTIONS IN: caffeoyl-CoA O-methyltransferase activity; INVOLVED IN: coumarin biosynthetic process, response to cadmium ion; LOCATED IN: cytosol; EXPRESSED IN: 24 plant structures; EXPRESSED DURING: 14 growth stages; CONTAINS InterPro DOMAIN/s: O-methyltransferase, family 3 (InterPro:IPR002935); BEST Arabidopsis thaliana protein match is: S-adenosyl-L-methionine-dependent methyltransferases superfamily protein (TAIR:AT4G26220.1); Has 5458 Blast hits to 5455 proteins in 1478 species: Archae - 33; Bacteria - 3172; Metazoa - 243; Fungi - 122; Plants - 614; Viruses - 0; Other Eukaryotes - 1274 (source: NCBI BLink).), with product MATTTTEATKTSSTNGEDQKQSQNLRHQEVGHKSLLQSDDLYQYILETSVYPREPESMKELREVTAKHPWNIMTTSADEGQFLNMLIKLVNAKNTMEIGVYTGYSLLATALALPEDGKILAMDVNRENYELGLPIIEKAGVAHKIDFREGPALPVLDEIVADEKNHGTYDFIFVDADKDNYINYHKRLIDLVKIGGVIGYDNTLWNGSVVAPPDAPMRKYVRYYRDFVLELNKALAADPRIEICMLPVGDGITICRRIS from the exons atggcGACGACAACAACAGAAGCAACGAAGACATCATCGACCAATGGAGAAGATCAGAAGCAGTCTCAGAATCTTCGACATCAAGAAGTTGGTCACAAGAGTCTCTTACAGAGCGATGATCTCTACCAg TATATACTGGAGACAAGTGTGTATCCTAGAGAACCAGAATCAATGAAGGAACTCAGGGAAGTGACAGCAAAACATCCATGGAACATAATGACCACATCAGCTGATGAAGGACAGTTCTTAAACATGCTTATCAAGCTCGTTAACGCCAAGAACACAATGGAGATCGGAGTTTACACTGGCTACTCTCTTCTCGCCACCGCTCTTGCTCTCCCTGAAGACGGCAAA ATTCTGGCTATGGATGTCAACAGAGAGAATTACGAATTGGGTTTACCGATCATTGAGAAAGCCGGCGTTGCTCACAAGATCGACTTCAGGGAAGGCCCTGCTCTTCCCGTTCTTGATGAAATCGTTGCTGAC GAGAAGAACCATGGAACATATGACTTTATATTCGTTGATGCTGACAAAGACAACTACATCAACTACCACAAGCGTTTGATCGATCTTGTGAAAATTGGAGGAGTGATTGGCTACGACAACACTCTGTGGAATGGTTCTGTCGTGGCTCCTCCTGATGCACCAATGAGGAAGTACGTTCGTTACTACAGAGACTTTGTTCTTGAGCTTAACAAGGCTCTTGCTGCTGACCCTCGGATCGAGATCTGTATGCTCCCTGTTGGTGATGGAATCACTATCTGCCGTCGGATCAGTTGA